A genomic stretch from Chaetodon auriga isolate fChaAug3 chromosome 17, fChaAug3.hap1, whole genome shotgun sequence includes:
- the pex11b gene encoding peroxisomal membrane protein 11B, which produces METWVRFNAQSQAKERVIRAAQYTCTLLGYTLQKGGAAAELKKTVSQLEAHMSLTRKLLRLGNSVEALEAAKRAIHLSDSVLRLCLTISHLNRAMYFACDNILWAGKTGLISKLDQHKWSQRSFRYYLFALILNLTRDVYELRLLIECEERYRATKCPPSSYPSTTLPADHLSSPSSSVAPATICMPVMSAWLRRQLHLLVTVLYSNPPLLLDLLKNSCDIFIPLDRLGIYPTGPGFVGACGLASSVLSILTIVHPWLKLKP; this is translated from the exons ATGGAGACTTGGGTTCGGTTCAACGCTCAAAGCCAAGCCAAGGAGAGAGTTATTAG GGCTGCTCAGTATACCTGCACCCTGCTGGGCTACACTCTGCAGAAGGGCGGTGCAGCGGCTGAACTTAAGAAAACTGTCAGTCAACTGGAAGCACATATGAGCCTGACAAGAAAAT TGCTACGTCTGGGAAACTCTGTGGAGGCGCTGGAGGCTGCCAAGAGGGCCATACACCTTTCTGACAGTGTGCTGAGACTCTGCTTGACCATCAGCCACCTCAATAGAGCCATGTACTTTGCCTGTGACAACATCCTGTGGGCTGGAAAAACAGGCCTCATCTCCAAACTTGACCAGCACAAATGGAGTCAGAGATCATTCAG GTACTACCTCTTTGCTCTGATCCTTAACCTGACTCGAGATGTGTACGAGCTCCGCCTCCTCATTGAGTGTGAAGAGCGATACAGAGCCACCAAATGTCCACCCTCATCCTACCCCAGCACCACCCTACCCGCTGACCACttgtcctccccctcctcatctgTCGCTCCAGCCACCATTTGCATGCCCGTCATGTCGGCGTGGCTCCGCAgacagctccacctgctggtgACGGTGCTCTACAGCAACCCGCCGCTGTTGTTGGACCTGCTGAAGAACAGTTGTGATATCTTCATCCCGCTGGACCGGCTGGGGATTTATCCTACAGGGCCAGGCTTTGTCGGGGCCTGTGGCCTggcctcctctgtcctctccatcCTAACCATTGTCCACCCGTGGCTCAAACTCAAGCCATGA